One Apodemus sylvaticus chromosome 14, mApoSyl1.1, whole genome shotgun sequence DNA window includes the following coding sequences:
- the LOC127665075 gene encoding thymosin beta-10-like, whose translation MVDKPSMGEITSFDKAKMKKTETQENTLPTKETIS comes from the coding sequence ATGGTAGACAAGCCCAGCATGGGGGAAATCACCAGCTTCGATAAAGCCAAGATGAAGAAAACTGAGACGCAGGAGAACACCCTGCCGACCAAAGAGACCATCTCCTAA